A DNA window from Bacteroides cellulosilyticus contains the following coding sequences:
- a CDS encoding DUF6132 family protein: MEKTFAKRYWPTIVGAIVGAIGGYLYWRYVGCSTGTCPIISSPLNSTLWGTVMGGLLGNILQPNIIKKNNQNK; the protein is encoded by the coding sequence ATGGAAAAAACATTCGCTAAAAGATATTGGCCTACAATCGTAGGTGCAATAGTCGGGGCTATTGGCGGCTATCTATATTGGAGGTATGTCGGCTGTAGCACGGGTACTTGTCCAATTATCTCATCTCCACTAAACAGCACATTGTGGGGAACTGTCATGGGTGGCCTATTAGGGAACATTTTGCAGCCAAATATCATAAAAAAGAACAATCAAAATAAATAA